Proteins encoded in a region of the Perognathus longimembris pacificus isolate PPM17 chromosome 11, ASM2315922v1, whole genome shotgun sequence genome:
- the LOC125359365 gene encoding olfactory receptor 2T1: protein MERLNISSTDFTLIGLFNREETSSLLFAVIFVIYFTAMVANGVMIFLINTDMRLHTPMYFLLSHLSFIDMMYISTVVPKMLVDYLLGQRTISFVGCTAQHFLYLTLVGAEFFLLGLMAYDRYVAICNPLRYPVLMSRRICWMIIAGSWFGGSLDGFLLTPITMSFPFCGSRMINHFFCEAPALLKLVCADTVLYETVMYVCCVLMLLIPFSVVIASYAQILTTVYNMSSSEGRKKAFATCSSHMTVVTLFYGAAMYTYMVPHTYHTPTQDKVFSVFYTVLTPMLNPLIYSLRNKDVTGALRRTLGRFKDSQRVSEEPF, encoded by the coding sequence ATGGAAAGGCTAAACATATCCTCCACAGACTTCACTTTGATTGGGTTGTTCAACAGGGAAGAAACCTCCAGCCTTCTCTTTGCTGTCATCTTTGTCATCTACTTCACTGCCatggtggccaatggggttatgATTTTCCTGATCAACACAGACATGCGcctccacacccccatgtacttccTTCTCAGCCATCTTTCCTTTATTGACATGATGTACATCTCCACCGTTGTACCGAAGATGCTGGTCGACTATCTCCTCGGTCAAAGGACCATTTCCTTTGTGGGGTGCACAGCCCAACATTTCCTCTACCTTACCCTGGTTGGAGctgagttctttttgctgggcctcatggcctatgaccgctatgtggccatctgcaacccACTGAGATACCCTGTCCTCATGAGCCGCAGGATCTGCTGGATGATAATAGCAGGGTCCTGGTTTGGGGGCTCTTTGGATGGCTTTCTCCTCACCCCTATTACTATGAGTTTTCCTTTTTGTGGTTCTCGAATGATTAACCATTTCTTCTGTGAAGCCCCTGCTCTGCTGAAATTGGTCTGTGCAGACACAGTCCTCTATGAGACAGTGATGTATGTGTGCTGTGTTCTCATGCTACTAATTCCTTTCTCAGTGGTGATTGCTTCCTATGCCCAGATCCTGACCACTGTCTACAACATGAGCTCCTCAGAGGGGAGAAAGAAGGCGTTTGCCACTTGTTCATCTCACATGACTGTGGTGACTTTGTTCTATGGGGCTGCCATGTACACCTACATGGTGCCACACACTTACCATACACCAACCCAGGACAAAGTCTTCTCTGTGTTTTATACCGTCCTTACACCCATGCTGAACCCTCTCATCTACAGCCTGAGAAACAAGGATGTGACGGGAGCACTCAGGAGAACACTGGGGAGGTTCAAGGATTCCCAACGAGTATCAGAAGAGCCCTTTTGA
- the LOC125359860 gene encoding SET domain-containing protein 9-like encodes MNQQGDVSEIETESVGASGVSSAVCPHWGPEIWTSNKIFSAWKGEPLLLGTVNQRYEPIFFQSIGNPFIFRCLDGVLIDGNDKGISKVVYRFSRGRDLLGPLKMSDSTWLTSEIHNPLAVGQYVNNCSNNRAANVCYQEFDVPAVFPIELKQYIPNISYNYNEQRPLRCVVLVALRDINQGEELLSNDYTFIS; translated from the exons ATGAATCAACAAGGAGATGTgtctgaaatagaaacagagag CGTGGGGGCTAGTGGTGTATCTTCTGCTGTCTGCCCTCACTGGGGCCCTGAAATCTGGACCAGCAATAAGATATTTTCTGCGTGGAAGGGGGAGCCTTTGCTCTTGGGTACAGTAAATCAGAGGTATGAGCCAATCTTTTTCCAGTCCATTGGAAATCCATTTATTTTTAGATGCCTAGATGGGGTACTCATTGATGGAAATGATAAAGGAATATCAAAAGTTGTATACAGATTTTCCCGTGGGAGAGATTTACTTGGCCCTTTGAAAATGAGTGATAGCACATGGCTAACATCAGAAATTCATAATCCACTGGCTGTgggacaatatgtcaacaattgTTCTAACAACAGAGCAGCTAATGTGTGCTACCAGGAATTCGATGTGCCTGCAGTTTTCCCTATAGAACTGAAGCAATATATCCCAAACATTTCTTACAACTATAATGAACAAAGGCCACTTCGTTGTGTTGTTCTTGTTGCACTTAGAGACATCAATCAAGGAGAAGAGCTTTTATCAAATGACTACACATTTATCAGCTGA
- the LOC125359446 gene encoding olfactory receptor 2T27 yields MEWSNYSMYADFVLLGLFSNTRFPWLVFALILLVFVISIASNAIMIILIYMDSRLRTPMYFLLSQLSIMDILYISTIVPKMLLDQVTGRRTISFVGCTAQHFLYLTLAGAEFFLLGLMSYDRYIAICNPLRYSEFMGRKICLLIVAAAWLGGAVDGFLLTPVTMQFPFCASREINHFFCEVPALLKLSCVDTSVYETAMYVCCILMLLIPFSVISASYTRILITVYKMNETEGRKKAVATCSSHMLVVSLFYGAAMYTYVIPLSYHTPGQDKAVSAFYTILTPMLNPLIYSLRNKDVTGAMRKALGRCLSSGKVATF; encoded by the coding sequence ATGGAGTGGAGCAACTATTCCATGTATGCCGACTTTGTCCTCCTGGGTTTGTTCAGCAATACCAGATTCCCGTGGCTTGTCTTTGCCCTCATCCTCCTGGTCTTTGTTATCTCCATAGCCAGCAATGCTATCATGATTATTCTGATCTATATGGACTCCCGCCTCCGCACCCCTATGTACTTCCTGCTCAGCCAACTCTCCATCATGGACATTCTGTATATTTCCACCATTGTGCCAAAGATGCTACTTGATCAGGTGACAGGCCGGAGGACCATTTCCTTTGTGGGTTGCACTGCACAACACTTCCTCTATTTGACCTTGGCAGGGGCTGAGTTTTTCCTCCTGGGACTCATGTCTTATGACCGCTACATAGCCATCTGCAACCCTCTACGCTACTCTGAATTTATGGGCCGCAAGATCTGCTTGTTAATTGTGGCAGCAGCCTGGTTGGGAGGAGCTGTGGATGGTTTCTTACTCACCCCGGTCACCATGCAGTTCCCCTTCTGTGCATCGAGGGAAATCAACCACTTTTTCTGTGAGGTCCCTGCCCTTCTGAAACTCTCCTGTGTGGACACATCAGTTTATGAGACAGCCATGTATGTCTGCTGCATCCTAATGCTCCTCATCCCCTTCTCTGTCATCTCAGCATCATACACGAGGATTCTTATAACTGTTTATAAAATGAatgagacagaaggaaggaaaaaggctgTGGCCACCTGCTCTTCTCACATGTTAGTTGTCAGCCTCTTCTATGGAGCTgccatgtatacatatgtgataCCTCTCTCTTACCACACTCCTGGGCAAGACAAAGCTGTGTCTGCCTTTTACACCATCCTCACTCCCATGCTTAACCCACTCATCTATAGTCTCAGAAACAAAGATGTCACAGGAGCCATGAGGAAGGCTCTGGGGAGGTGTCTGTCCTCAGGAAAGGTAGCAACTTTCTAA